The proteins below come from a single Branchiostoma floridae strain S238N-H82 chromosome 5, Bfl_VNyyK, whole genome shotgun sequence genomic window:
- the LOC118415163 gene encoding zinc finger protein 37-like → MAEFTCLPPNKELHVEQTINERHIKKEVTGGTRWQQDKEESVLCQETHSDDQETYDFFGSTQPTGHPWNKTYSSLEQTTDTGRQQDEEWDVPIDGTCGLRAEMGASNNEFSTGKLSAEHHGKEMDCTEQPGKESASRETQTTDMCMDQETCDVNFPQPNNTSTSQVQESRGNMGRRVVNYRGEKPYKCGECGYKTSKKDHLSRHIRTHTGEKPYKCGECGFRTARKSILSTHIRTHTGEKPYKCDQCDYSAARKGELNKHLAKHSGEKPYMCEKCGYRTADTSHLSRHMRTHTGEKPYKCDQCEYSAVEKSKLDLHKRKHTGEKPYKCDQCNYSAAEKCKLGRHSLVHKKAQ, encoded by the coding sequence ATGGCGGAATTCACGTGTCTGCCGCCTAATAAAGAGCTTCATGTGGAACAAACTATTAACGAGAGGCACATAAAAAAGGAGGTGACAGGAGGCACTAGATGGCAACAGGATAAAGAAGAGAGCGTGCTGTGCCAGGAAACGCACAGTGACGACCAGGAAACCTACGACTTCTTTGGCTCAACCCAACCAACTGGACATCCTTGGAACAAAACTTACAGCAGTTtggagcagacaacagacacgggacggcagcaggacgaggaaTGGGACGTTCCAATCGACGGAACGTGCGGTTTAAGAGCAGAAATGGGAGCGTCCAATAATGAGTTTTCTACTGGTAAACTGTCTGCAGAACACcatgggaaggagatggactgtaCTGAGCAACCTGGGAAAGAGAGTGCCAgtagggagacccagacaacagacatgtgCATGGatcaggaaacgtgtgatgtgaactttccccaacctaacaacacatcaacctcacaggtacaggagagcagaggcaatATGGGAAGACGTGTGGTTAATTACagaggtgagaaaccctacaagtgtggagagtgcggatacaagACAAGTAAAAAGGaccacttatcccgacatataagaacccatacaggagaaaaaccatacaagtgtggggagtgtgggtttaggacagctcggaagtctATCTTATCTACACATAttagaacccacacaggagaaaaaccctacaaatgtgatcagtgtgactattctgcagcacgaaAAGGTGAATTGAATAAACAtttagcaaaacacagtggtgagaaaccctacatgtgtgagaagtgtgggtacaggacagctgacaCGTCTCACTTATcacgacatatgagaacccacactggagagaaaccgtacaagtgtgaccagtgtgaataTTCTGCTGTAGAGAAATCCAAATTGGATCtacataaaagaaaacacactggtgaaaaaccctacaagtgtgaccagtgtaattattctgctgcagagaAGTGCAAATTGGGTCGACATTCTTTGGTACACAAGAAAGCACAATGA